The genomic stretch GCGCATGTGCAAGTGTATCGACTCGTAGAGGAGGGGTTCAGCAGTTTAAGATCCTAGGGAAAGGGGATTTACTTTCTGTACATTGTACGAGGATCGTTCTCCCGGGCATTCAAGTGTATCCGTCATACCTCAATTAACTTACCACCAACATTCCATAACCACATCACATTGTCCacgtttttatttctttcttcttcttttttttcttttttttcatttttttctttttttctttttttctttttggactttttcttttttcttttttctattttttttttcaatcttttctttttttttccctcAACTTGGTTCTTTTTTTTGTTTCCAACATCTCCACCTTCCGTACCCGTGGATATATCCAGTGTCCCTTGTAGCGAGCTTTCGACCAATGGATCCCGCCCATCCGGACAAGTCATTAGGCATTCTCCCAATACATTGATTGGGTTCCCCTAAGGGTCTAATCACTCGGGCACCGGATAGAATTGAGGTCAAGAACTTAAAGCGAGAGTCACCTATGAAAGTAAATTGGTTAATAAGACCGGCTTACGCTCCCACACTCTAgagtcaacaaaagtgtaataaAAATAGCCAAAGTAAGTGCTTTATTATTCTAATTTAAAGGAGACTTAAAATATGTAtgtcacttaattaatcaatccaaGTTCAAAATGGAGGAAAAACTCATGTATATACGACTTCAAAATATTTTTAGTACTACTAATATTAGTGAAATTATTTTAAGTTAGTATTTTTGAAAAGTTGTTAGATTAGAGCTTGTCGTCGACTCGCTAGTCTAGCTAGTCTAATAAACACAAGGTCTTTTTTAGTTATACCGATTTCTGACCAAATTTTGACAGCACCTCCCCTAAAAATGGTCATATCCAAAAATTTTTAAAACCTGTAAAACATATTAAAGACCAATGGCCACCCGCCAACTCCACAAGTTTCATCACAATTTACCTCTCCCCCACACTTAAACTCGACATCGTCCTCGATGAGATTAAAcatataataaaaataagaggGATAAAGGTACTTAGCGGATTTATGTGAAGCATTCACAGCAAGATGCTCCAGATTTGGTGATGATAATGCTCTGTCCTGGCCAACTAAGCTCTCAGTAGCAGCAATAACAGTATAAACCAGTAAGGAAGGTGCCTCGTAGTTTGTGTCAGCCTCCAGCCTCCAGCCTCTAAGCAGAGCTGATCAACTTCTATCCATGGCGTTTAGCAAGGCAGCAGCGCCTGCTTTATCACATCAGCAACTCGCAGTGTCCCAACAACAATATATGTATCCCAATCCCTGCAAAATAAAGCACTTTACCAAGACAAGTGAAACAGAAAACAAGCAAATTACCCAGAAATCCAACAGTAGTAATAATATCTCTTTttgtatttttatattttttaatttttttgttgcTACCGACACTATTAACATCCCCCTACAAAGGTAGCGAAACTCGGGGAGGCACTTAAGCCGACTCGACTAACTAACTTATAAAGCATATTAAATTAAACacacatgaaagcaataaaaataattaagcttgggttgcctcccaagaagcgccttGGTTTAATGTCATGGCTCGACATACTTCGAATATCCTCAAAACTCAGTAAGCTCTACAGCCAACTAGCTCCTCTACAGCCAACTACAAATGTTACTAGCAGCCGCCTTATAAATTAACCAGCTCCTCTCAAAAGTCAGCTTAAACATCCATGTCTTCCAACAACTCACACTTAAACCAGCTCAGCCATAATTAAATCTCACactcagcagcaacaacaaccgcTAAATTTCAGACAATACTCCTTATTTTATCATCAATCATACTCAGTAAGTACATCTCAAAGCATGCAATTCCCCAGAATATTTAGCTCCTTACATTTCCTCAAATGTCAGCTTATCGATGTCTCAGCTTCAAACactcactcccccacacttatTATTAACCACAAAGGAAATTTCAACGTCAACTAAGGTACCATGAATACTATGTAGGGAAGCTAGAAACTTAGGCATTTTAAGTAGAGATCAACAGCCATAATTCAATAAGGGTCAAGTAGACGTAAAACAGAATACAAGTAGTTAGCTAGGCTGCGAGTTCCCTAAAAATAACGTCACTCAACCCATTATTCGCTCATTACTTGTTGCCTAATTTCTCTGAACTCTCATTTTCAACCACCAATGTCATCCTGCTACTTTAACCAAACTCAGCTTAACGATTATAGTTTAGCTAGCTCGaatattacataaaaatcttTTAGAGGACAGTAAACCTCAAACGCTGAAGTACCATCACCACAATACTATTGCCAAATCCTTTAAATGACTGACGGGAAGCTTAATGGCTAAGTTCTAAATTCACCAGCAAGTAGAATCCGGCCTAATAATCACTAGCCTCACAAAAATATAGGAAACTCCAATAAAGGATACACCCGTAACAAGGACACATCCAAAATATCAAATGATTTACATTCAAATAACAAAAATTTCCACTAAACAAAGCTGAGTCAAAATATTGGTGTAGCTGGATTCAAAAATACAAAGGGGAAAATATAAGCAAACAACATGCAAAAAGTGCTACCAAACATGTTATCTACTCAAAAATTTCCACCTTCAACAAATCCAGCCAGAAAAAACCCAAATTATATATAAATGGAAGGTAGTGTCAAATTTACAACTACATAGAAAATTAATCCTAGCATcaatctccccggcaacggcgccaaaatttgatacgtgtcGTTCAGCGTAttcaaattaataatttataatacctatcttaacctcaaaaatatagacatagtaaaggataagtagggtcAATCCCACGGAGAGATTGGAAAACTAATTAAATATGGAGTAATATTTACAAACTAACTTACATATTCACATGCTATTAACATATTTATGGAATTGGGGGGGTTTCATTTGGTGATTTTAAGCAACCTAACCGTAACTAATTCTATTCTAGTAAGTGAAACAAGCAACTCATTTAAGCTCATAATATTCCAGTTACATGTCGATCGTCTAGCAAATATTCAGTTTAACAATAGGTTAATCAGAGAGAATTTAGCCGCTAAAAACTCCCTATCTTTCCTTACTTTTAATCGGTAGCGAGCCGCTCGACTACCAATACTAACTAACCAATTACACGCAAGTTTCAAGGTTCCGCAAACTGACTAGCCGCGTTAAGAATTAGAAAGACCACATTAACCATATTAATTACCTAAGTGTTGTCAATACTCAAGCAATTAACACATCTAATTATACTCCCAGTTTAGTCTAGTGACATCATTGCAGTCCTAAAATAAACTAGTCGCTACTCGGTTAATTAATCTAACGCCGCGCCAAATTAATCAACTAGCAATCGGTTTGTACCATCCACGATTAAAACGAGTATAATGAGAATACCATAAAACGAATATAGCTTAATACGAAATTAACGATTAATAACTGAAAGATTAGTTCAACAAGGTTCCAAAATTCACAAAGAACAAACcgaaattaactagtaattaagATGAGAACTAATAAATTGAGTACAGAAAACCGTCCCTTGTTTTGGTTGCAACGCCTCCGCAAGTCGCCTCCTATCTTCCTCCGGGTGAGCCGCTCCACCCGTAGGGATCGCTCCATCTTGAATTACATCATCGTCGATTCCCGTCGCCGGATTTGGAGTTTATTCTGCGTATACTTGCTTGCCCATTCTGATTGGGAACTTGGGTATTTATACTTGATAAGGTTAAAGACTGAAGATAAATTTTGCAAGGAATAGGATATATTTTGTGATTAGAAGACGAGACGAGATTGAATTTGAGACAGAGTTGGAGTTCATCGCTGTGTTTCATGTTTCCAGTAGCATCTATGTCGCTGCTTCTTTGGGATTCTTCTCATAGCTTCTATTTGGACTCGCCTTTGTTTTACTCTTTCAATTTCCCTTTTGTTGATCTTTGCTCACACCAATCACACGTGCAAAGTCCTTGCTCACTTGGTCCATTTAACTCACTTGGTCCATTTAAATGCACAAAGCCCACTTGTGTATTTTTTGCTCCCTTGGACCAAGTATTCATGTGATCAACTTCTATTATTTCCAATTAACATTTATACGTGGACATCCTACCAGCAACATAATGGGCTTGATTCTCACGTGTGATCAGCCCAACACCTTTGTAAAGCAAATCTAGTTGGTCTTGTTAATACGGATAACAACCTGACAATTAGAAATGAAACCAAATTAGTCCATTTAGTCATAAAAGTAATATTTCAGTAATCAAAATGCAATATTAGTAAAAAGATAACACACAGCTCAAAATATGCGCAAGACGACCATAAAAATATAAAGATAAGGAGTGTAAATATGGATAAATGTCGTCTTATCAGTAATCCCAAAAATAGTAATCATCAATTGTCCAATAAAAACATAGTCAAATGTTCGCATGGTAAATGCAAGACTCTCCACCTTTACTAGCTCACTTCCATCACAAAATTCACCATTCGCATCAAGAACTTCAAGAATGGCAAGAAATATATCAAACACGTACAAAATGGTTTTAAAGTGATATGCCCAACGAGTATCACCGGGCCTACTTAAACCTTTCTCTTGATTTAAGCCAGTTCCATATGCAAGTTCACCCGCCTGTAATGCTTTTAAAACATTTTCGGCTTTTTTTTCTCGGAGAATATCTTTACGTTTACAGGAACTTCCAATCACATTAAATAAAATGCCGAGTGAATCAAGAAGGACACTATAATCAACATTTTTCTTAGCCACCGTAACAAGTGCTAGCTGAAATTGATGAGCAAAACAATGAACATAATAAGTAGAAGGAGTCTCCTCCATGATTAAGGTTTTAAGACCATTGATTGAACCTCTCATATTACTTGCACCATCATAACCTTGACCTCTAACACTAGAAAGAGTAAGAGAGTTTGCATGTAACAGCTTTTCAATTGCAGCTTTAAGGGTTACAGAAGTAGTATTACCCACATGTACAATACCCAAAAGTTTTTCTTTTACCTCCCCTGTTTTATCAACATACCGCAAACAAAGAGCCATTTGTTCTTTATCAGATATATCAGCTCACTCATCGGCAAGAATACCAAAAAACCCACCATCTAATTCTTCTATAAGCTTTTTGGTGGTCTCATTTGCGAAGACATTATCAATTTGTTTTTGGATTCTAGATGAGGTGAGAGTACAATTTCCAggtacttttttttttatcaaaaagaGCTCTAGCCACATTAATGTCACGCTCTGCAAATACTTTCCTAAGCTCTAGAAAATTACCTTGGTTCAAGGATTCATCACTTTCATCATGACCACGAGATGCCAACCCTTGTAAAGTAATAAACCGTAATGCATCCCTTGAAGCATCCAATCGAATACGATAATCATTTTTAGCTTCTTTAGTATAATTTGCAAAGCAACACGCAATTGAAGATTTTTGTTTATTAAAAACATCAAAATTCCTCATGGCATTATTATGAGCATTCATATGGTTACCGACATGCTTAGTGAATGCATCAGTTTTACTCCAGGTCCTGAACCCCTCGTTCACAAAAGCCTCACCACCCGATACGCAATCACTCTTGAataaataacaaacaaaacaaaatgcTGCATCCTTTTCTTTACAATACTCCAACCAAGGCTTAAACTTATCAAACCACGCAACAACAAAGTTATGTTTTGTCTTTGGAAATTTGTGATCACGAGGTTGACATAGTCCTCTTCGAACATACTCTCTTCTTATTATATTACGGTCATTTATGTGAAAATCTGTTAACTTTCTCCTCAACCCAGGATCGTGTGGAAGAGAAATAACATCAAAATCGGCTAACCTATCTAAAATTGGCTCTTTAAAAGGATTTGAACTAGTACCCATTTTAGTTTCGCCATCGTGGGGCTCTTCAACTTCGGTTTCACGTTCGTCTAAGGGACTTGAACTTCGGTGATTTTGTGCTTCATCAATATGATGTCTTTTCGGGAAAAAATTCGTAATAGGTGTCGTTATAATTCTCTTCATTCTGAAAATTTAATCATATAAATTATTCAAGCAACCAAATACTAGAGTATATAGGGACACCATATACTAATGTTTTAATGTTTAAGTGTTAAAGTGTATCtccaaacttaaaaaaaaaagaaaaaaaaaagaaaagattaCCGTTCCAACTCCCACACTCCCTCTGACTCCCTCTGTTGCCTTTAATTCCCAATAAAAGGCTTTGACTTCTACACGCTACACCTACAAATGTTGCAGCTTTAATTTTTTATCAGCTTCATCAATTTAATTCACTCTTATccctcttatttaattaacatCTCAATTTATTCAATAATTTCAATTCATTATTCCGTCTTTCTCTATCTATTTTGCTATTAAACTCACCAAACTAATTCCCAAATTACCAATTAAATATTAATCATATATCATAATTCACAAATCCGATCTAATTCATTATCCAAAAGTTCAATTTACCGAGTATAAGAAATTATCACATTCATGATTCATCAATATCAATCAATAATTTTACTATTACTACTCAAATCACAAAATTATTAGCTTAAAAGAGTTTATGATTACCTTATAAAAAGGGAATAAGCTCAAGATCGATTAACCGTCCTTAATGGCAGAATACCAGTTTTAATGGCGATTATCGATTTGACGGCGGGATTCGagaaggacgaagaagaagatcCTGCAAGTATACAATtagcagtttttttttttttttttttttttttttttttttgagaacaACACAGTACGTTTTGATAGGAATTAGGATTTGGAATTTTTTTTCTATATGGTTGAGTTTATTTAGGAAACACCTATTTTTTAGGGGATTAACTtccatattaataagttattgtATAATTAAATCATATAATATATTTAATAGGGTAGCAAAAATTAATTTTCTCAAAAAACAAATTGTTGAATGGGGTAGCAGCTGCTACCCCTGCTACTGTGTAGGTTCGCCACTGACTCAACCGACTGAGAGCTCACACTCGATCTAGTAATGGAGCACTCGACCTAATGGATCGATTTCCAGAAACTCAAAAATTTCTGGAAATGgcggcattcgatcgagtggaccgggcactcgaccgagtgaaattCCACTCGACAAAGTGaactcggcactcgaccgagtgcctacTCGGGTAGAATATTTTATGTAAAAACACCTTTTTATACAATCTTATCTTCTTCATTTCATCTTCTACCTCATAACCTTCAACATCAAAAATCCTCTAAAATTAAATCCAAAAGTCCATTTTTGTGATTTATCATTTGGGTtgagttttctacttcattttgctATCTCAAATCTTTTCTTAACTAGCAATGTAAGTAGACCATTATTTCCTCTTATTTTCTCCATCTTAACTTGTTTAGATCTACATTAATTTGTCCAAGATTTGTCAATTATTTGCATGTTTTGTTTAATTCATGGTAGTAAATAGCTTTAtacaacattattgttgctaaaTATGAAATTTTCATGTCAATGTGTAGAttgtaatacctcagatttacgagctgttgggtactctatcgagtaaggcttactctgtcgagtaagttagttttgcgtTCTGGAGAGTGTTCTGCctgatggatactcgatcgagtaggcggtactcgatcgagtacctcaattactcgatcgagtaagttggtttataCGGGTTTTTGCCGCGTTTGGTAGCAACGGGTGAAAAGGTTATATAAACATTCCCGTCAGTTTCTTTTACCTTTTTACTTATTCTAAAACCTTTACAAGAGAACACAAACAACGTAAGATCCTtctctcgcattgctatcaaatccaagggctagagtcatcggattgcagagttctttataccgttgagaccgtcgtattgtgggtaagatcctactagtatttttatgttaattcgttagttttggttaaaccctaattgggtaatttgggggtgtttgggagtattgttgatgatggtttgtaattgtatgattatatgttgatatgaggtgatttcgtagaggaacgcttttgatccgttgcttgtgttgattgtggtgattgcattccaggtaggttttccctactcagttattgtatacatGATTATGAGATGGTTGATGGTTGATTGACATGTGAATATATCGTAATTGGTTTTGGTATTattgatattgtaattggttgttgttgattatctgtggttcgcgaggtgcgctcttggctgagtggagtcacttttgggagtggcttcacgcccttgattcgccccttatggttcccgtcacaagatggatgtgcacattaaggaacatgtgttatttgctcgatggagatgagcggggcttaggtgggaaaggttgcggtcccccactagcgctGTGGATTACCGGTTGTGACTGATAATCTCACAGGGCTAGACCTTCAagctagtcagatgattggtgatgtgacggtgttggaggattgtgacTGTGTACTTGTTGTTGTATTAACTTATATCGTtgtacagtaactgaccccgtttaattgttttgaaaactgtggtgatccattcggggatggtgagcagttgttgagcagatATGACTTGGATACGCGAGGGTTAGTTGAGAATAAGTCACCACGAGTCAGCTAGTGGTCTTACGTTATTGTGTCATGACATTTTGTTTATTCAGCTGGATTTTTAGTTTGGATTACTTGTACTGTATTTCTCGGtttggttttgatgtaacacTTTAATTAAAATGACATtttctttgatggtctatttgaaATATTttacctcgagcaaccgagatggtagaatTATCATCCATTAGGTGGTCTTAGTAAGGCACCTTAGTGTAtaggagtgttacaaagtggaaTCAGAGCGataattttggaacctgtaactaataagcccaatgaatgtagagagtcaaattaaaaaGAACCTGGATACGAGTTGTTAGGagttaatgcaaagacttggcagacgtcctaaagtcgcgaattcGCCTTACAACTTTAAACCGGCCACTATGGGTGAGGCATGGTATCGTTAATTTTTTATTGCCTTTAAAGTatatgacagggcagtcgtatacctatcaaaaataactaactaaactaactatatagctagggaagtcatgtcgatctcctcagggaagAGCATGGTATCGTTAATTTTTTATTGCCTTTAAAGCAAGGAAAGAGCAGTGAAGGCAGAAAATAgagataaactatcaataaagaagagacatgtcaggatttcagttcactacggtagtccagtgactcaactgcaaatagtctagataaattactgtgagacggatatggaaaggtccttccggccCACCTTCTATcctagattcccactaacttaacttccgtcctcgtcagggtagtctactgttcatagcaggtctatttagtccaatcttccgatccaggattaaatttaaccagattaaagggtgactcagaagcgtgcactcaactaagtcggtaaatacagttatattgccatggggacagaatctcacaaataattcatctaacctattcactatatcgtcacatttctaccgtagatcccctaatcccaacatgaaataaattagctactcatgctgttAATATTATCAAGACTAATAACAacgaaataactaatattaaacatgacaaaacaataataaatgtgcataaatgaaTTAGGGCGGAAATTAAAGggaacaaaacaagtaattaaagtaaattaatgaaagattaagattaaagaagagaGAGAGATTACAAAAgcaagaattccggcgtaaagaacactagATCCGAGCAAGAAAtaatccgaaagcaaaagttacagtgaagaggaaaAAGCAACGTAGTGTTTGCAATGAAAGTTGAAAGATAGAAAATGGAATAGCctcctaatgacctaattatctCACGCTTAAATAGAAATtaactaagtccataagctaattataagttcacggactaattaaatcCCATTGaagaccaaaccactcgatcgagcagtttgaaacaggtcgatcgagtacttcttccagcaatcttctcgatcgagtagaaataccaCTCGAACGAGTAACTCTGAAATCCAGcactgtcgatcgagtaaaacaaaccactcgatcgaccaactcagccacaaaaaccactcgatcgaccaataaaaggggtcgatcgagtactcttcctctgaaacagctccaactcgtagccgactgcttcatagaccgttccttcacgcatcccaatgcaagatctcactctgaaaaatcccgtctcctcaaaatgcatgcaaagtaggacgaaaatggtacgattccactactttcacgttcattcctacaaaacggacaaaatgaaccaaagtagccaattcggggcataatgcgatataaacagtacaaaagtacatggaaatacgtgctaaaattggctaaaaagactatacaaaatgcatgtatcaaatctccccaaaccgaacctttactcgtcctcgagtaaactaaaatgcaactaatggaacggaaatgaaaactcggagctagcttaacttttctacttgaaccagtttaatgcaacaaaaattaacagttacagctatgcagtcaatacgcaaacgagttatgagttgttcagaaatatagccaacctatcgaccttacaagaccaacaaaatcggactctcacgtggtcactcttctctcatgaagcaaagggtgaataatatatgtaaaagagaggaagagaaacagtcactcacctaaactgcgacctacatagcatgcatgcaacaaaaataaaagacaattcaagtactaatgcacacactccaaccaataatgtccgtcactgtaacacccccatttatttaagggcctgaactaggactcctcagataaattgacggtgttaccatctcggaaacccgaggtagtagatacaaaggaaagaaacacagtactttattaaaatgtttaaagTGATATTACAACTGGAATAAAAACAAAGCCTTCAaaaaaaatatgaccaaaagatacagtctgataaaactactaataagactaaggtgggctaggcactaagtccgtcatccaaCTCTcctcccggccagctcccatcagtctctgaaatacctgtcaatctgctccccaataattgaatcatcacaggcgtacacgaatacacagggtcagccgcgaagctgagtagggaaaacaattaaacaacagaatataatatgcatgatcctccgtcacctccgtctccatctcaactcataccTCATATCTcctttctcatatctcataacccggacaacccagccataccgatccccggtagactatatatatcgaccgtagccgatctgccagctcgcagctgaggacaccagggcaagtcctgcagaacccgcctgggccttatcacaatccacatcgtatctcaacatcgtcactcctacaccatcctccaactccaatgcatgtgacatgctcaacagtaataatgcaacacaacatgtatattaatgaatgaaatcatgccagttaTCAAAATATTGGAATAATATACTCAACACTAACAGTTCAGTCAACCCCACCTCATTACATGAAACACAACATGAAACACAACCACGAACAAGTCAACGATCTcagcttggtcatatgaaacataAACGAGTCAACTCAATTCAATAATACGATAAGGAGTCAAGTGTGtttcccctacctcaaagtgccaaaaaTCCAACTAAGCGATCAAGCGAGTCTAGAAATaaggcaatgaatttgattatcgatccttcacgaatccgtcacctaaaacaattataatatttattattattaactactaaatatagaatttcccaaaatagaaactttccccttatagtaactttccattttaaccagtcccgactcaaagtccatctctaattattttggaataattaggaaattaattaattaatttagaatacgacccGATACGAAAAATAACGATTAAATCAATAAAAACCGTTTCAAACGACCAAAACAGCCCGTACCCCTTCACACTCACCCACGCACCACCACAGGCCACcgtgaggccgtgtcaaccaccagccccaacacccactTCAACCCAGCCACCCGAGACCACCTCCAGTagggtcgactcccgccggcgaggtgaaccacgacCGCCAAAacacctggttcaccaccacgcaacACCAAACATCCCTTTTCTCCACTCACCACCACCGCTCCTATTAACTAATCCCTGCCCAAACCACCACCATTCTTTTCGCCGCCAACCCATGAACACCGACAACACACCGCACCACCTCGTCGACCTcccctagtcgacggtggtgccacccaaaacccacCGGTCTAAACtccccgaaaaccgtgtataaacCTCGTTTCCTACCCCCTTATCGACACCGCCTCTCTCTGCCCCTACAACCACCTACGACCACCCTAACCGCCACCAAAGCACTCGTCACCAACCACCCTTTACGTATACCCGCAGGACACCACCACCattatcccctccctaagacacacAACAACTGCCAATAACTCGACATAAAACAAAAACAGAGAAGGGAGTTTAACTCCTTACCTTGCCGCCacacaacagccaccacggccacccacagCCGTCGACAAGAGTCCCTAGCCCTTCCTTGCTTTGCTTTGTCAACACTCACGGCCACAACCTCTCCCTCTCTAAGCGTGAATTCTggtgttttggtgttggtgaaggagggaggcgtgtgAGATGAGGGGTGTGTATggttagggtaaaattaggtt from Silene latifolia isolate original U9 population chromosome 2, ASM4854445v1, whole genome shotgun sequence encodes the following:
- the LOC141640783 gene encoding uncharacterized protein LOC141640783, with product MGTSSNPFKEPILDRLADFDVISLPHDPGLRRKLTDFHINDRNIIRREYVRRGLCQPRDHKFPKTKHNFVVAWFDKFKPWLEYCKEKDAAFCFVCYLFKSDCVSGGEAFVNEGFRTWSKTDAFTKHVGNHMNAHNNAMRNFDVFNKQKSSIACCFANYTKEAKNDYRIRLDASRDALRFITLQGLASRGHDESDESLNQGNFLELRKVFAERDINVARALFDKKKSTWKLYSHLI
- the LOC141640782 gene encoding uncharacterized protein LOC141640782, encoding MALCLRYVDKTGEVKEKLLGIVHVGNTTSVTLKAAIEKLLHANSLTLSSVRGQGYDGASNMRGSINGLKTLIMEETPSTYYVHCFAHQFQLALVTVAKKNVDYSVLLDSLGILFNVIGSSCKRKDILREKKAENVLKALQAGELAYGTGLNQEKGLSRPGDTRWAYHFKTILYVFDIFLAILEVLDANGEFCDGSELVKVESLAFTMRTFDYVFIGQLMITIFGITDKTTFIHIYTPYLYIFMVVLRIF